From Deltaproteobacteria bacterium, one genomic window encodes:
- a CDS encoding acetyl-CoA carboxylase carboxyltransferase subunit alpha: MTKLHSREFEKPIDDIEAEIAALKKAQDEEGADNGSEIKKLEKESAALKKKIFSSLTPWQVTLVARHPQRPYTLNHIENMTDEFIELHGDRLYKDDPAIVGGLGRIGGTAVVIIGQQKGRTTKERVRRNYGMPHPEGYRKALRLMELADRFNRPLVTLIDTPGAAPDIEAEERGQSEAIARNLLVMSKLRVPVVSAIIGEGGSGGALAIGVANKVLMFEYSTYSVISPEGCAAILWKDGSKADEAAKALKMEASELLELGIIDKIVKEPLGGAHRDQKEASENLKQALLEEIESLSKFSPDALVSGRYDKFRKMGVFK; the protein is encoded by the coding sequence ATGACAAAGCTTCATTCACGCGAGTTCGAGAAACCCATAGACGATATCGAGGCCGAGATAGCCGCGCTCAAGAAGGCGCAGGACGAAGAGGGCGCTGACAACGGCTCTGAGATAAAAAAGCTCGAGAAGGAAAGCGCCGCGCTTAAGAAAAAGATATTCTCAAGTCTCACTCCCTGGCAGGTAACGCTCGTTGCCAGGCATCCGCAGCGGCCGTACACGCTAAATCACATCGAGAACATGACCGATGAGTTCATCGAGCTCCACGGCGACCGCCTCTATAAGGACGATCCGGCGATTGTCGGCGGGCTCGGAAGGATTGGCGGAACGGCTGTGGTGATAATCGGCCAGCAAAAGGGCCGAACCACAAAGGAGCGCGTAAGAAGGAACTACGGCATGCCGCACCCCGAGGGCTACAGAAAGGCGCTCCGGTTGATGGAGCTTGCCGACAGGTTTAACAGGCCGCTTGTTACGCTCATTGACACCCCCGGCGCTGCCCCTGACATAGAGGCAGAGGAAAGAGGGCAGAGCGAGGCCATTGCAAGGAACCTTCTTGTGATGTCGAAGCTTAGGGTGCCGGTCGTTAGCGCTATCATAGGCGAGGGCGGAAGCGGAGGGGCCCTGGCCATAGGGGTGGCTAATAAGGTATTGATGTTCGAGTACTCGACCTATTCGGTCATATCGCCGGAGGGCTGCGCGGCAATACTCTGGAAGGACGGCTCAAAGGCCGACGAGGCTGCAAAGGCCCTTAAGATGGAGGCTTCCGAGCTCCTCGAACTTGGCATAATAGACAAAATCGTGAAAGAACCCCTTGGCGGCGCGCACAGGGACCAGAAAGAGGCTTCAGAGAACCTGAAGCAGGCGCTGCTCGAAGAGATAGAATCGCTATCTAAATTCTCCCCCGATGCCCTTGTCTCCGGACGTTACGATAAATTCCGGAAGATGGGGGTATTCAAGTAA